In one Oreochromis aureus strain Israel breed Guangdong linkage group 2, ZZ_aureus, whole genome shotgun sequence genomic region, the following are encoded:
- the slitrk4 gene encoding SLIT and NTRK-like protein 4 isoform X1 encodes MLLVLLLAAFSSSISGSLASSLSSPSMSNGPPMADPSAPDLLAETCVACSCMSVENVLYVNCEEITVYRPTQLIPPTSSLYHLNFQNNFLIILYPNSFLNFTHAVSLHLGNNKLQNIEGGAFMGMSALKQLHLNSNELKVLRADTFLGIENLEYLQADYNLIQYIEKGAFNKLHKLKVLILNDNLIQALPDNIFRFASLTHLDIRGNRIQKLPYLGVLEHIGRIVELQLDDNPWNCTCDLAPLKAWLENMPYNIFIGEAICETPSDLYGRLLKETNKQELCPMGTGSEFDVRMPPAQPSKTPPTTVAPIATKAPKTTDSSKFYGNGIVAGRNNQIVSFQLCPQPCSCKAHPSDFGISVSCQERNIKNLADLVPKPPNAKKLHLSGNYIRDINPSDFQGFEGLDLLHLGSNQIVTVQKGVFANLTNLRRLYLNGNLLEQLHPEMFLGLTNLQYLYLEYNAIKEILAGTFDSMPNLQLLYLNNNVLRSLPAYVFAGIPLARLNLKNNHFMTLPVSGVLDQLRSLTQIDLEGNPWECSCDLVALKLWLQKLSDGVAAKEVKCASPVQFANIELRLLKNEILCPRMARPPFIQTGATPVLTSVSPAGVGKAPPGGPVPLSIMILSILVVLILTVFVAFCLLVFVLRRNKKPVGRQEGLGNQECGSMSLQLRRHSHKSGKKGSIPGDDLGGETFIPQTIEHIGKSHTCGIGRSSDLDAGFKFADSQRQKIILRNSADKEKDMLSTLERNKRLSTIDELEEFLPNREPSMFIHNFLDSKRDFNSIGMGGYEIRYPEKTLDKKMKKSSLIGGNHSKIVVEQRKSTNYSNISIDCSTERLLGCRLKLCVVIAAIILLPFPKPAHQPCLPGSVHPSSHLPVFLFAVPEHNYDP; translated from the exons ATGCTGCTCGTACTCCTGCTGGCAGCCTTTTCTTCTTCTATCTCCGGCTCTCTCGCCTCCTCCCTTTCCTCCCCCTCAATGTCGAACGGACCCCCGATGGCAGACCCGTCCGCCCCGGACTTGCTGGCCGAGACCTGCGTCGCCTGCTCCTGCATGTCGGTGGAAAACGTGCTGTATGTCAACTGCGAGGAGATCACCGTCTATCGACCCACACAGCTCATCCCTCCGACCTCGTCCCTCTACCACCTTAACTTCCAGAACAACTTTCTGATCATACTCTACCCAAACTCGTTCCTCAACTTCACCCACGCCGTCTCGCTGCACCTCGGGAACAATAAACTGCAGAACATCGAAGGTGGGGCCTTCATGGGGATGAGTGCGTTGAAACAGCTGCATCTGAACAGCAATGAGTTAAAGGTGCTGCGTGCGGACACTTTCCTAGGCATAGAAAACTTGGAATACCTTCAGGCTGACTACAACTTAATACAATACATTGAGAAGGGAGCCTTTAACAAACTGCACAAGCTCAAAGTGCTGATCCTGAATGACAACCTCATACAGGCACTCCCCGACAACATATTTCGCTTTGCCTCGCTCACACATCTGGATATAAGAGGGAACAGGATCCAGAAACTTCCCTATTTGGGAGTTCTGGAGCACATTGGACGCATTGTAGAGCTGCAGCTGGATGACAACCCCTGGAACTGTACCTGTGACTTAGCGCCTCTCAAAGCGTGGCTTGAAAACATGCcctataatatttttattggcGAGGCCATATGTGAAACGCCAAGTGACTTGTACGGGAGGCTCCTGAAAGAAACCAACAAACAGGAGCTTTGTCCCATGGGAACTGGAAGTGAATTTGATGTTAGGATGCCACCTGCACAGCCCTCCAAAACGCCCCCAACTACTGTGGCTCCCATAGCCACGAAAGCGCCAAAAACCACAGACTCATCAAAGTTTTATGGCAATGGTATTGTGGCTGGAAGGAATAACCAGATTGTTTCCTTTCAGCTGTGTCCACAGCCCTGCAGCTGCAAAGCCCACCCTTCTGACTTTGGCATTAGCGTCAGCTGTCAGGAGAGGAATATTAAAAATCTAGCTGATCTTGTTCCCAAACCCCCAAATGCCAAGAAGCTTCACCTGAGTGGGAATTACATCCGTGACATCAATCCGAGTGATTTCCAAGGTTTTGAGGGCTTAGATCTGCTGCATCTTGGCAGCAATCAGATTGTCACAGTCCAGAAAGGTGTGTTTGCTAACCTCACTAACCTGAGGAGACTGTACTTAAACGGAAACCTGCTTGAACAGTTACACCCAGAGATGTTTTTGGGCCTCACAAACCTACAGTACTTATATTTGGAATACAATGCCATAAAGGAAATCTTAGCAGGTACGTTTGATTCCATGCCGAACCTTCAACTCCTGTATCTCAACAACAACGTTCTGCGGAGTCTCCCTGCTTATGTGTTTGCGGGGATCCCTTTAGCCAGACTCAATCTGAAAAACAACCACTTCATGACCCTGCCAGTGAGCGGTGTCTTGGACCAGCTGCGGTCACTGACCCAAATAGACCTGGAAGGGAACCCGTGGGAGTGCTCATGCGATCTGGTCGCCCTCAAACTCTGGCTGCAGAAGCTAAGTGATGGAGTGGCTGCCAAAGAGGTGAAATGTGCCTCCCCTGTGCAGTTCGCCAACATTGAGCTGCGCCTCTTAAAAAACGAGATCCTGTGTCCTCGGATGGCGAGGCCGCCATTTATTCAGACTGGCGCCACCCCTGTTTTGACATCAGTGTCGCCTGCTGGAGTTGGCAAAGCACCACCGGGAGGGCCTGTGCCTCTCTCAATTATGATCCTTAGCATCCTCGTAGTGCTGATCCTGACTGTGTTTGTGGCCTTCTGCCTTTTAGTCTTTGTCCTGAGGCGGAATAAAAAACCGGTGGGCAGGCAGGAGGGGCTGGGGAACCAGGAGTGCGGCTCAATGTCTTTGCAGCTTCGCCGCCACAGCCACAAATCTGGCAAAAAAGGTTCTATCCCCGGCGACGACTTGGGAGGCGAGACCTTCATCCCTCAGACTATCGAGCACATCGGCAAGAGCCACACCTGCGGGATCGGTCGCTCCTCAGACTTGGATGCCGGCTTCAAATTTGCAGACTCGCAGAGGCAGAAGATCATCCTGCGGAACAGCGCAGACAAGGAGAAAGACATGCTTTCCACTCTGGAGCGCAACAAACGCCTCAGCACCATTGACGAACTCGAGGAGTTTCTCCCCAACCGAGAGCCCAGCATGTTCATCCACAACTTCCTGGACAGCAAAAGAGATTTCAACAGTATAGGGATGGGCGGATATGAAATCCGCTACCCAGAGAAAACGCTGGATAAAAAGATGAAGAAGTCGTCGCTGATAGGCGGGAACCACAGTAAGATCGTTGTGGAGCAGAGGAAAA GCACAAACTACAGCAACATTTCTATTGACTGCAGCACCGAGCGTCTCCTGGGATGCCGCCTTAAACTGTGTGTAGTTATAGCCGCAATCATCCTTCTTCCTTTCCCCAAGCCTGCCCATCAGCCCTGTTTGCCTGGGTCTGTCCATCCATCGTCTCATCTGCCTGTCTTTCTCTTTGCTGTACCTGAGCACAATTATGATCCATAG
- the slitrk4 gene encoding SLIT and NTRK-like protein 4 isoform X2 — MLLVLLLAAFSSSISGSLASSLSSPSMSNGPPMADPSAPDLLAETCVACSCMSVENVLYVNCEEITVYRPTQLIPPTSSLYHLNFQNNFLIILYPNSFLNFTHAVSLHLGNNKLQNIEGGAFMGMSALKQLHLNSNELKVLRADTFLGIENLEYLQADYNLIQYIEKGAFNKLHKLKVLILNDNLIQALPDNIFRFASLTHLDIRGNRIQKLPYLGVLEHIGRIVELQLDDNPWNCTCDLAPLKAWLENMPYNIFIGEAICETPSDLYGRLLKETNKQELCPMGTGSEFDVRMPPAQPSKTPPTTVAPIATKAPKTTDSSKFYGNGIVAGRNNQIVSFQLCPQPCSCKAHPSDFGISVSCQERNIKNLADLVPKPPNAKKLHLSGNYIRDINPSDFQGFEGLDLLHLGSNQIVTVQKGVFANLTNLRRLYLNGNLLEQLHPEMFLGLTNLQYLYLEYNAIKEILAGTFDSMPNLQLLYLNNNVLRSLPAYVFAGIPLARLNLKNNHFMTLPVSGVLDQLRSLTQIDLEGNPWECSCDLVALKLWLQKLSDGVAAKEVKCASPVQFANIELRLLKNEILCPRMARPPFIQTGATPVLTSVSPAGVGKAPPGGPVPLSIMILSILVVLILTVFVAFCLLVFVLRRNKKPVGRQEGLGNQECGSMSLQLRRHSHKSGKKGSIPGDDLGGETFIPQTIEHIGKSHTCGIGRSSDLDAGFKFADSQRQKIILRNSADKEKDMLSTLERNKRLSTIDELEEFLPNREPSMFIHNFLDSKRDFNSIGMGGYEIRYPEKTLDKKMKKSSLIGGNHSKIVVEQRKSEYYELKAKLQGTPDYLQVLEEQTALSKM, encoded by the coding sequence ATGCTGCTCGTACTCCTGCTGGCAGCCTTTTCTTCTTCTATCTCCGGCTCTCTCGCCTCCTCCCTTTCCTCCCCCTCAATGTCGAACGGACCCCCGATGGCAGACCCGTCCGCCCCGGACTTGCTGGCCGAGACCTGCGTCGCCTGCTCCTGCATGTCGGTGGAAAACGTGCTGTATGTCAACTGCGAGGAGATCACCGTCTATCGACCCACACAGCTCATCCCTCCGACCTCGTCCCTCTACCACCTTAACTTCCAGAACAACTTTCTGATCATACTCTACCCAAACTCGTTCCTCAACTTCACCCACGCCGTCTCGCTGCACCTCGGGAACAATAAACTGCAGAACATCGAAGGTGGGGCCTTCATGGGGATGAGTGCGTTGAAACAGCTGCATCTGAACAGCAATGAGTTAAAGGTGCTGCGTGCGGACACTTTCCTAGGCATAGAAAACTTGGAATACCTTCAGGCTGACTACAACTTAATACAATACATTGAGAAGGGAGCCTTTAACAAACTGCACAAGCTCAAAGTGCTGATCCTGAATGACAACCTCATACAGGCACTCCCCGACAACATATTTCGCTTTGCCTCGCTCACACATCTGGATATAAGAGGGAACAGGATCCAGAAACTTCCCTATTTGGGAGTTCTGGAGCACATTGGACGCATTGTAGAGCTGCAGCTGGATGACAACCCCTGGAACTGTACCTGTGACTTAGCGCCTCTCAAAGCGTGGCTTGAAAACATGCcctataatatttttattggcGAGGCCATATGTGAAACGCCAAGTGACTTGTACGGGAGGCTCCTGAAAGAAACCAACAAACAGGAGCTTTGTCCCATGGGAACTGGAAGTGAATTTGATGTTAGGATGCCACCTGCACAGCCCTCCAAAACGCCCCCAACTACTGTGGCTCCCATAGCCACGAAAGCGCCAAAAACCACAGACTCATCAAAGTTTTATGGCAATGGTATTGTGGCTGGAAGGAATAACCAGATTGTTTCCTTTCAGCTGTGTCCACAGCCCTGCAGCTGCAAAGCCCACCCTTCTGACTTTGGCATTAGCGTCAGCTGTCAGGAGAGGAATATTAAAAATCTAGCTGATCTTGTTCCCAAACCCCCAAATGCCAAGAAGCTTCACCTGAGTGGGAATTACATCCGTGACATCAATCCGAGTGATTTCCAAGGTTTTGAGGGCTTAGATCTGCTGCATCTTGGCAGCAATCAGATTGTCACAGTCCAGAAAGGTGTGTTTGCTAACCTCACTAACCTGAGGAGACTGTACTTAAACGGAAACCTGCTTGAACAGTTACACCCAGAGATGTTTTTGGGCCTCACAAACCTACAGTACTTATATTTGGAATACAATGCCATAAAGGAAATCTTAGCAGGTACGTTTGATTCCATGCCGAACCTTCAACTCCTGTATCTCAACAACAACGTTCTGCGGAGTCTCCCTGCTTATGTGTTTGCGGGGATCCCTTTAGCCAGACTCAATCTGAAAAACAACCACTTCATGACCCTGCCAGTGAGCGGTGTCTTGGACCAGCTGCGGTCACTGACCCAAATAGACCTGGAAGGGAACCCGTGGGAGTGCTCATGCGATCTGGTCGCCCTCAAACTCTGGCTGCAGAAGCTAAGTGATGGAGTGGCTGCCAAAGAGGTGAAATGTGCCTCCCCTGTGCAGTTCGCCAACATTGAGCTGCGCCTCTTAAAAAACGAGATCCTGTGTCCTCGGATGGCGAGGCCGCCATTTATTCAGACTGGCGCCACCCCTGTTTTGACATCAGTGTCGCCTGCTGGAGTTGGCAAAGCACCACCGGGAGGGCCTGTGCCTCTCTCAATTATGATCCTTAGCATCCTCGTAGTGCTGATCCTGACTGTGTTTGTGGCCTTCTGCCTTTTAGTCTTTGTCCTGAGGCGGAATAAAAAACCGGTGGGCAGGCAGGAGGGGCTGGGGAACCAGGAGTGCGGCTCAATGTCTTTGCAGCTTCGCCGCCACAGCCACAAATCTGGCAAAAAAGGTTCTATCCCCGGCGACGACTTGGGAGGCGAGACCTTCATCCCTCAGACTATCGAGCACATCGGCAAGAGCCACACCTGCGGGATCGGTCGCTCCTCAGACTTGGATGCCGGCTTCAAATTTGCAGACTCGCAGAGGCAGAAGATCATCCTGCGGAACAGCGCAGACAAGGAGAAAGACATGCTTTCCACTCTGGAGCGCAACAAACGCCTCAGCACCATTGACGAACTCGAGGAGTTTCTCCCCAACCGAGAGCCCAGCATGTTCATCCACAACTTCCTGGACAGCAAAAGAGATTTCAACAGTATAGGGATGGGCGGATATGAAATCCGCTACCCAGAGAAAACGCTGGATAAAAAGATGAAGAAGTCGTCGCTGATAGGCGGGAACCACAGTAAGATCGTTGTGGAGCAGAGGAAAAGTGAGTATTACGAGCTGAAAGCCAAGCTCCAAGGAACACCTGATTACCTGCAGGTGCTCGAGGAGCAGACTGCCCTGAGTAAAATGTAG